The DNA window GGAGCTATAGGGGAAACAAGCGCTCTTGTAATTTTGATTAGTTATCTTTGGCTTTCCATAAGAAAAGTTATTAAATGGAGTACACCACTGATCTTTATTGGAACTGTTTTTATTCTTTCTTGGATCATTGGAATTCTAATAGGGGATGCAGGCATTTGGTTCCCACTCTATAGTATCTTTAGTGGAGGAGTATTCTTTGGAGCCGTGTTTATGGCAACAGAGCCTGTCACATCACCTAAAAATCCATTAGGGAAAATTGTTTTCGCATTATTTTTAGGTGTGTTAACAGTTTTATTTCGATTTCTTGGAAACTTCCCAGAAGGAGTTGCGACGTCAATTGTTGTAATGAACATCTTTACAATGCCAATTGATAACTTTACTGCTGTTATCCGTTCAACTGGATTTAAGAAATCCTCAATTATTAAAGGACTAATCTTAACTTCGCTTTTAGTAGTCATTATTTTATATGCAGTTTTAAAAGCACAAACGTTATATCATCTTCCTGTTGTTTCAGTGTTTATGGGGGGATTTTAATATGAAAACATTCTTTGTTAAAAACGGAATATCCTTATTCTTTATTCTTATATTTGCCTTAATCTTTTCAGTGGGTGGCATCTATTCTAATTACATGTCAACTCAATATGAATTACGAGCTGAAGAATTAGTTTTGAAGAAAACATATATAGATATGATTGACGAATCCACTGATATTGTACCTTTTGAAACGACAGGGATTGAAAAAAGTTATTTGACTCCTTCTTTAGAAGAAACATTTTCCCCAAGTTTAGATGAAAGTTATTTAGTGTTTAAAGAGGATTCACAAATAGGAGTGATTTATGTTGTTTCGTCCTATGGAAAATATGCAAATCTTCAAATAGCTTACGCAATTCTTTTTGAAACAGATAGTTGTGTAGGAGTGAAAGTGATTGAAAACGAAGAAACTCCTACCTATTTTGATGCAATAGATGATACCTTTTATAATCAATTTGATGAAATTGATTTGAATTCCAATATGGTCATCGATGCTGTTGCAGGATCTACTTACTCAAGCAAAGGATTTGAAATTGGCCTTCTTTTTGCAAGAGAGCAATATGCATTTGATTTTGATTTTAGCGTTCCCTCTAATTCAGTACTTCTTAATAGTTTAACTTACAATTTTGATCCATTAACGTTTGCAGAAAAGCCATATATTGCTAACGTTACTTATGGAGTAAATAACACCAATATCGAACTCTATTTATCAAGATCATTTGATTATGCTGGATTAGTAACTGGAGTTATAGAACCAATAGCTGAAGTAAAAGCTGAGATAAAATTGCTTGCATCTTCCAACCAAAGTATTTCGAATAGAGCTTACTTTGTAAGTTATGATGAATTATCAAGAACACTCATTATGAATACAATTGGATATAATCCATCTTCACCAATTCAAGCGACCATCGGTATAAACGGCACCTTTGATGGAATTGAGAGTTTTGTTATTTCATCACACGAATCTTACAGTGAGAGTTCTGGTTACTCAGGATTACCCGTTCCACAAGTCGAAAATGATTTATTAAATGAATATGTAACAAACGGAACTTTGATAATTGATGGAGTGGCAGGAGCGACTAGCT is part of the Bacillota bacterium genome and encodes:
- a CDS encoding FMN-binding protein; translation: MKTFFVKNGISLFFILIFALIFSVGGIYSNYMSTQYELRAEELVLKKTYIDMIDESTDIVPFETTGIEKSYLTPSLEETFSPSLDESYLVFKEDSQIGVIYVVSSYGKYANLQIAYAILFETDSCVGVKVIENEETPTYFDAIDDTFYNQFDEIDLNSNMVIDAVAGSTYSSKGFEIGLLFAREQYAFDFDFSVPSNSVLLNSLTYNFDPLTFAEKPYIANVTYGVNNTNIELYLSRSFDYAGLVTGVIEPIAEVKAEIKLLASSNQSISNRAYFVSYDELSRTLIMNTIGYNPSSPIQATIGINGTFDGIESFVISSHESYSESSGYSGLPVPQVENDLLNEYVTNGTLIIDGVAGATSSSNAMQRLITLLNLFVDSLNGGN